Proteins encoded by one window of Lactobacillus paragasseri:
- a CDS encoding D-alanine--D-alanine ligase family protein, with protein sequence MTDKIKVGLIFGGNSSEYEVSIMSAHNIYEEIDTNKFDVYPMWITNDGYLADDADSRRVLDNPKMEVANPHKVANISNIVELKDRPEIDVFFPIVHGNLGEDGCLQGLFRVLDKPFVGDDVLAAAVTMDKEMTKILAQRAGVPVAKWIAVKRFEYNDPDNEKLDYEYVASQLGSDLFVKPSNQGSSVGVSHVTNEKEYKVALAEAFKYDDKVLVEETVHGTEVETAVLGNDKPIVAGVGQIINAKDSFYTYENKYDDDSTSTLEIPAKLPEGIVEKVRKNALKVFQATECSGLARIDSMLRTEDKEVVLTEVNALPGFTNISMYPKLFEEVGIPYTDLITKLIDYAMERYDHKKTLLHKHD encoded by the coding sequence ATGACTGACAAAATTAAGGTAGGTTTGATCTTCGGTGGAAATTCTTCAGAATATGAAGTTTCTATCATGTCTGCCCACAACATTTATGAGGAAATTGATACTAATAAATTTGATGTTTATCCAATGTGGATTACGAATGATGGGTATTTGGCTGACGATGCCGATTCTCGCAGAGTCTTAGACAATCCTAAAATGGAAGTAGCTAACCCTCATAAAGTAGCAAATATTTCTAATATTGTTGAATTAAAAGATCGTCCCGAAATTGACGTATTTTTCCCAATTGTACACGGAAACTTGGGTGAGGATGGTTGTTTACAAGGTTTATTTAGAGTTCTAGATAAGCCATTTGTTGGGGATGATGTCTTAGCTGCAGCTGTAACGATGGACAAGGAAATGACCAAAATTTTAGCTCAACGTGCTGGTGTTCCTGTCGCAAAGTGGATTGCAGTTAAGCGTTTTGAATATAACGATCCAGATAATGAAAAGTTAGACTATGAATACGTAGCTAGTCAATTAGGCTCAGATTTATTCGTTAAGCCATCAAATCAAGGATCTTCAGTTGGTGTAAGTCACGTTACTAACGAAAAAGAATACAAGGTCGCTTTAGCTGAAGCTTTTAAATATGATGATAAGGTTTTAGTTGAAGAAACTGTTCACGGTACTGAAGTAGAAACTGCTGTTTTAGGTAATGATAAGCCAATCGTTGCTGGTGTTGGTCAAATTATTAACGCCAAGGATTCATTCTATACTTATGAAAATAAGTATGATGATGATTCAACTTCAACTTTAGAGATTCCGGCTAAATTGCCTGAAGGGATTGTTGAAAAGGTTAGAAAAAATGCTTTAAAGGTATTTCAAGCAACTGAATGTAGTGGCTTAGCACGTATTGACTCAATGCTTCGTACGGAAGACAAGGAAGTTGTTTTAACAGAAGTAAATGCTCTTCCAGGATTCACTAATATTAGTATGTATCCTAAACTATTTGAAGAGGTTGGAATTCCATATACTGATTTGATTACTAAATTAATTGACTACGCAATGGAACGCTACGATCACAAGAAAACTTTGTTACATAAACATGATTAA